The following is a genomic window from Lagenorhynchus albirostris chromosome 2, mLagAlb1.1, whole genome shotgun sequence.
gggagatgGCTCCTCACCCTGGCATCCGGGGCTTCCTGATCTTTGTCAGCCCCGCTCCTTCCACCTGGGCTGTATTTGCTCACGGGCCATCCCATCCTGCTTTGGCTGAGTACCTTGGTCCTGAAAGTGTGAGAAGTAGGGGAGGGAAGTATGGAGTGTGTAGATGGTGAGGGCAGGGGAATGTGAAGGGGCTAGGCTGGACTGAAGTTGGTTTTTCTGCAGGCTCTGACCAGAGAGAGGAGGGGTCTTCTTCCAAGGTGTTCTGATCCACCCTAAGGATGGCTTTGCCACAGGGACAGCTAAGGATGCAGCATAATGGAGGAGGACTTGTCTTAGAATCCCTGATCTTCCAAGGACGCCAGACCCCAGCCCTTCCACCTGGGATGGTGTGGTACTTTAGGTTCTGGGTAAAACAGCGAGCTGTGTAACACTCTGAAAGAAATGAGTAAGAGACGCATCCCTGGGAAATATGGGAATAGTCTTGGCAAATGGGAGGAGAAAAAGAGGTGAGGGAGCAGAACAGAtaaaacccagcagacctaagTTACATAAAAAAGTGAACAAAGATCTGTCAGTGCCTGAGAAGATAAACATCAAAGAGGAGATCTGTGTACAAGAGAAGAGGAGCCAGCAGTGGTGCCAATTTTCTCCTATCAGTCATCaaactgattcattcattcaccaacatgtatgtattgagcacctactatgtgccagatgttTCACTGGGTActtgaaataaaatgataaacaagacagacaaggagCTCACATTCTAACATTGttctgccccccccccaaaaaagacttCTCTCAGTATTCCCAGGAGCCTGGGTCCAGAGCTCAGGCACTCCCCTGCCTGCCAGGTGACCCTGTTCCTGGGAAGATCACTTCTGTGTAAGCCCAGTAGACTGAAGACCCTTGGGTGAGAGTCAGGAAATGTGGGTTCTGGTTTCAATTCTGTGGTTCACTGTATGACCTCAGATGAAACCCTGCTGCCCTACTGTATGACCTCAGATGAAACCCTGCTGCCCTTGGTGCCTCCGTTTGTCCCCTGTCAGTGAATCAGATGGTGTCACGGGGCTTTGGTGAGGATCCTGAGATCATGGCAATGCTCTGTGCTCTCCAGGGGGCAAATGATGGTACCTCTGCTCCAGCAGCATTTATGCCCCATCTCACTGCCTCTCTGCTCGCCTTTGTGCTCTGACCGTTTCTACAGCAGCCAGTTGCAGACAGGTGTAGCCTGTTGGCACCTCACCTCTCTCATAGCGCTCAGTTTTCTGCCCTAGAACGTCCCTGCAGCTGCCATGTGGGGCACCCGGAGGGGTCTGCACAGCCATGCCAGCACAGGTGCACACACCTGGTTGGACCAGACAGTTGACACCTCTGAGGCAACATTTGACTGTCGGCGAAGGGGAATTTCCCCCCCTACCTatcttgagttcttgtggctagactaataataaaatggatgcaagacagattaacaagagaaaaagaaacaaatatgatTCGTGCGTGCATacagaggtctcatagaaataGGGCCTGAGAAGTGGCCAAAGCAAGACAAAGATTTTATGCTTTTTAGACAAAGAGACAGTGAATTTgagaggaattgacaggacaaagaaacttaggtttggGTGCTCTATTAGCAAAGGATTTAAGCCAGGTTTGGGCTTGGGTAGCAAATCAGTAAAGAGGTGAACTCTCAGCCCTGAATTCCCTATCTCTGGGGAAAAGGGCATCCTTCTACCTCCTCGTACAGGGAGGGCAAgtttcacatgggagatttatttcccgctctcagggagacagagaggagagacaAAGTGTCCCCCTTACATACGGACTGTTTCTTAAATAACTTCAATGCAAAATAATCAGTATGCCACTGAGGCATGTTCTGGGGTGGGCTGCCCTGGACCCCAACATGATCAATGAAGAAAAGGAGCTAGTGGATAAACGAATACCCTCCCCTCCCATGCCCCAGGCAAGCAATACTGTGGGGTAAACAGTCCCTCAGCCGTCCGGTCCGGCAGGGCTGAGCCCTTTGCCCCCAGGGGTAACCAGCTCCGATTGGCTTTGCCTCCTCCCCTGGTCACTCTTCCCAGCCACCCACCACTCCTATTTTCTGGGGTGAGTCATCTGCTCTGCATTCTGGGGAGACCCAAGCTAAGACCTAGGGCTCTGTGCCCCCTGGTTATGTAACTGAGTGCGTGGGCAGGGCTGAGATGACACGGGTCagaaggcagggggtggggcctACATGTTAATTCTAcatctctggtggcgcagtggttaagaatccgcctgccggagAGTGGTGGGGGCGTTCTtagccctccctcctccacctccgcCAACCCCCGCCCCACAGAGAGAGTCGAGCTCACGCCATCTTGTCCCCCCTGGACGCGCCCAGCCACCCTTTCCCTTTAGACACGCTCagcgcctccccccaccccgcgccGCTTTCCAAGCGTGTCCccggccgccgccaccgccgccaaAACCGAACCATCTCTAACCCCACATTCTCCACGCGCGACGCGCAGCCGGGTCTACAAGCGTTCCTAGAACAGAGATGAGCTATCTGGAATAAGGCCAGCAAGTGACCTGTCCATTTAAGCCACAGACGAATAATACTGCAGCCAGCCCAATATCTACTGCCACTTCAAGTAGTGGAAGAACAGGGAAGTCTATAAGCTTTGCAGCAGAATTGCAGAGTATGATGCGAGACAGAGGCTGTCCATTGCCACTGCATTTGGATGAATCTAGCTGTGGTTGGAGAAAGTGCATCTTGCCAAAATATATGGGTTTTCTTTAGGTGATTCTAGGAGGCCTCTCCGTGAAACAGCAGTTTTGGTAGAAGATGTAGTACACACTCAGTTAATTAACCTGTTACAGCACGCTGCTGAAGTTTCTCAACTTCGGGGAGCAAGCGTAATCTCTGCTGAAGATCTTCTGTTTTTGATGCACAAAGATAAGAAAAACTTAGAAGACTGCTAAAGTACATGTTTTTCCGAGACTACAAATCAAAGATTGTCAAAGGCATCGACAAGGATGATCTTCTGGAAGACAAATTGAGTGGCAGTAATAATGTgaacaaaagataaaaagctCAAGACTTTCTCAACTCTATTGACCAAACAGGAGAATTCTTGGCAATGTTTGAAGATGATGAAATTGATGAAGTTAAACAAGAAAGAATGGAGAGAGCAGAAAGACAAACTCGAATTATGGATTCAGCTCAATACGCAGAATTCTGTGAAAGCAGACAATTAAGTTTCTCCAGAAAAGCCTCCAAATTTCGAGACTGGTTGGACTGCAGCAGTATGGAGATAAAGCCCAATGTTGTCGCTATGGAAATTTTAGCATATTTAGCGTACGAAACTGTGGCACAGTTAGTGGACCTGGCTCTTCTCATGAGGCAGGACGTGGTAACCAAGGCAGGAGACCCCTTCAGCCATGCCATTTCTGCCACCTTCATTCAGTATCACAGCTCTGCTGAGGGATCTTGCCTGAGGTCCTACCCAGACTCTCCTGAGAACACACCTCCTCCTACACCAAGCGCTCCATCATCTGGATCACAGCTCTCAGGGAGAACCACATGAGGATCCCTAGGGAATGGGAGTGCTAGACAAGACTCAGCTAAAACCAAacgaaggaaaagaaaaaagagcatcgCGGCCTGTGGTGTTGAGGCTCACATCAATGCCATCCAGCCCTGACACATCAGAGAGGCCGTTCAACGCTACGGCCACAAGACTGGCCCCCTTTCCACATTCACAAGTGCCTACCGCAGGAATGGGATGGCTTTTCTGGCCTGCTGATGTGACTGTGACTGCGACAACAGGAAAGGCAATGTTATAGTAAGGTGATTTCTGTTCCCCTCCTTgggcaaaataaaatac
Proteins encoded in this region:
- the LOC132516214 gene encoding transcription initiation protein SPT3 homolog translates to MFEDDEIDEVKQERMERAERQTRIMDSAQYAEFCESRQLSFSRKASKFRDWLDCSSMEIKPNVVAMEILAYLAYETVAQLVDLALLMRQDVVTKAGDPFSHAISATFIQYHSSAEGSCLRSYPDSPENTPPPTPSAPSSGSQLSGRTT